One uncultured Draconibacterium sp. genomic window, GTATATTTTGCACCGGAATTACCACCTCCGCCAAAACCGCCAAAGCCTGGTATGTTAGGGCTTACGTTTGTATAAATATAGAACTCCAGAGAATCAACTCCGTTTTGGACAATTCCAAACTGATTTGAACCTTTTGTAATGAATTGCCCGCCGCTGGAATTTAATTTCCTAGGGTAAACATCCATCGAAATTGTTAACTTGTCTCCGTTAATTTCCAACGTATCAGCACGGTATAGTTCAACCCACTGGTCGTGCCCATTCAAGTTAACAGCTTTCCCTGTTTGCCCTTCTGCTAATTTAATGTTGTTCCCCATTAAATGGGCAGGTACTTTATTTGGCGATTGATCTTCCACCTGACGAATTTGTTCGGTAAGTCCCGGGCTTACAAAATCCCAGATTGCTCCACCCATTGTTCTGGAATAGGATTCGATCACATTCCAGTAGTCTTCAAGTCCTCCGCCGGCATTACCGGCAACCGACAAGTACTCATCCATAAATGATGGTCGTAAATCAGTTTCGTTAATACCAAGTCCAACGCGCATATCCAGTTCCAGTGGACTAGGATAACGGGGCCCAATAATTTCTTCGGCAGAATGAGAGAAAGCGTTCCCTCCATACATCCAATAACGCGTATCATCAAACTTTCGTCCTTCTTTTACAACTTCATTAATGTTTATGCCTTCACCACTTTCATTACCCGCACTCCAAAACAAAATACATGGATGATTTCTGTCGCGCAATACCATTTGACGGGCACGCTCGCGATACATCTCTGTAAATTCCGGCATATTACATACATTCTCCGTAGCATGCGATTCCACACCTGCTTCATCTATAATAAAAAGGCCATATTCATCTGCCAAATCAAGATATTCATTCACCGGAGGATAGTGCGATGTGCGAACAGCATTAAAGTTAAACTGCTTCAGAATTTCGAAATCTTTACGAATAACCTCTTCTGTCATAGCATGTCCTAAATCGGCGTGCTGCATATGCGAATTAGTCGCATTTACTTTTATGGCAACACCATTTAAGTAGAAAGTATCTCCATCAATTAGTGTTTCCTTAAATCCTATACTCTGTTCTGCCTTATCCAGAACTGTTCCTTTTTCAGTTAACAGCTCCATCTTTAAAGTATAAAGGTTCGGTGTTTCAGATGTCCATTTTAGAGGATTTACAATTTCTTTTTTCAGTTCAATCTGTTTCTTCCCCTCAGTATCCATCGCAAATTTTTCACTGGTCATTTCAGCCACCAAAGTATTGTCAGTATCAAACAATGATGCTTTTAAAGAATACGAAGCAGTTGGAGAAGTAGTATATTTTTTGACATCGATTTGAACAGAAAGACTGGCATTGGTGTAAGTTTCATCCAGATCAGTCACAACGTACCAGTCGAACAAACGCACATCAGGAGTTGCATAAATACTTACATCATCGAATATCCCTGCTAATCTCCAGTAATCCTGACCTTCCAAATAATATCCATCAGAATATTTTGTAACAAAAACAGCAACTGTATTGCTCCCTTTTTTCAGGTAATCAGTAATGTTGTACTCTGCCGGTTCCTGTGCACCTTCGTTGTAACCAACTTGTTCACCATTCACCCAAACAAATGATGCAGAAGCTGTTTTTTCCATTCGAAGAAACACCTGGTCGCCATTCCATGAAGATGGAAGCGTAAACGTTTTGCGGTAAGCACCGGATGGATTGTATTCTCTTGGAACATTGGGAAGCGTAACTGAAAATGCCCCCGGATCTGAAGTTCCATAAACGATGTCTCCATAGGTTAATTTCCTTTTCAATGGAAATGGAGCATTTACATTCCGGAACATTCTATCTCCATAACCTTGCATTTCCCAGTTTGATGGAACCTCAATCGTGCCCCACTTTATATCGTTAAAAGCAGTTGCATAAAAATCAGTAGGAATACCTTCGGGCGTTTCGTTGTAGAAGAATTTCCATTCTCCATTGAGCGAAATAGTTTTGTCGGGAAGATAAAAAGATCTTCCTTCTTCCTGGTTGAATCCGAATACTGAAGTGTTCTCGATATAACAGTAAATATTATCAAGAAATTTTACCGGTTGAGCTAAAAGTATTCCGTTAAAAAACAGTGCAAAGAACAATAGTTTAGTTCGTTTCATAACTGTTATTATAGGTTGATTAATCTTATATTATTATTGAATCTGTTAACCATTGTTCTACAGATAAACAGACGTTTTATTGATTTGAAATTTTGAATGTATTCAATGATGTTGCCGGTAAAACAGGAGAAATAAAAGAATCACCGATTTTGATGTTTACCGTTTTACTTTCTTCTTCCTGGTTGGCAGCAATTACAATTATTGAACCATCTGTATTTTTAAATGCCAGCAGATCTGTGTATTCGCCACCTGTTTCAAGTTTTTTAGCTCCCGGTAAAACATAGTGGCTAGCGTGTTTTAACATATAATATTCGTAAGAATACTTGTAACTTTTGTTCTCAGAGTCGACTACCACCAATGAGTTTTGTTCCCATCCCCAGCGGCTAACACCACCTTCCAGCAGCGATGTATTCCAGTATTCATAAACCGAGACACCATTACTCAGGTAGTGTTTCATCAGGTCCCACGAGTGCATTGCTCCGGCCCAGTCGTTTTTGCCATCTCCACATTCCTGTTCAGTCTGGAACATAGCCAAATCAGGATAATTGCGATTAATATCGGGTAGTGCATCTTTTCCTGCCCACTGAAAACCTACGCCTTTAACATATTTGCCACTTTTTTCGTTTTGTAAAATCGTATCAACAAGAGCTTCATTCGGGCGTTCCATGGTTCCGAAATAAATATCAACTCCCAGTTTATCCATGGCAGGACCTAAATACGAACCGATAAAATTGCTTAAGCCTGCAGCCGTCCAGCAACAGCTCGGGAATATCTGTGCCGAATTGAATTCGTTTTGTGGCATTACGGCAAAAATATCGATGCCTTCGTTTTTATAATCTTGAATAAATTTAGAGAAGTAAAGTGCATATGCTTCCAGGTATTGGTCTTCCTGGATAAACATATCAGTTCCTTCTTTCCCTTCACGATCGATAGGCAGGCCGTTCTGATATTTAGGGTTGCCAACATTGGCAAAAAAGCCTCCCAATGCTGCAGTGTCGCCCTGTGCTTCGCGTTGTTTGATGTACATTTCGGCCATGTTTGCCATACGTTGAGATGACGCGCTGGCATAGTGTTTATTGTATTTCATCCACGATGGAGGACTCCATGGTGATGCCCATATTTTAATATTGGGATTGTATTTTTTTGCATTTTGAATGAAGGGAATCAATGTATTTTTATCATTTTCTATTGAAAAGTTCTCCATGGCAAAATCACCCTCGGTTTCGTTGTACGAATACCAGTTTAAAGCAAAATCGTTAGCTGCAACAGGCATTCGGCAAATGGTAAAATTGGCACCGACACCTGGTGTAAATAGCTCGTTCATTATCGATTCGCGATCGGTGTTACTTAACTGATTCAGCGATGTCCAGCCCAATTCGTTAAAACAGCTGCCAAAACCATCTATTTGCTGTTGTGTTTTGTCGGTATAAACTTCGGCACTTGTACTTTCTGCAGAAGCTACCGTTTCTAATTGTGCTGTTTTCCATTGAGTGGTTGGTGTTGTACATACCCAATCAACCGGAGTTGTTGTGTTGCAGCCAGTGCAGAAAAAAAGAAAAATAATTACGATGTTTAAGTTTTTCATTTGGTTTAATTTTAAAGAAAGGATACAATCATAAATATAATGATTGTATCCTTTTGTTTTTACTACCAGCCCGGATTTTGAACAATGTTCGGATTTACCATTATTTCATCTTCAGGAAACGGAAGTAACCAGTGTTTTGCTTTAAAACCAGCATCGGGGAACTCGAAATTTGTTCCATCGCCTTTGGGAATCTGCTTACCCTGATCGGCTAAAACATCGGCTGCATCGCCCCAGCGGATTAGGTCCTGATAGCGCACAAACTCAAATGCGAGCTCTAACCTCCGCTCTGTTTTAATCGCGTCAAAAAGAGCGTCACCTGTTATTGTTAAAGAAGGCAACTCAGCACGCTCTCTTACTATATTTACATATTCCAGTGCTTTTACATCGTTTGGTGCCGATTTCCTGTTATAGGCTTCGGCTGCCATTAACAACACATCCGCGTATCTGGTTATTCTATAGTTTGTGCCTCCAATAGTGTGAAATGCTTCCCCAGGAGTTTCATCTACCCAAGCACCATGTTTCAGTCTAACCAAACCATAACTTCCATAAGGCAGGTTTCCATCTAAACGAAAGGAACCACCAAAATCATTGATCAATTCTTCTTCGCTCATCACGGTAGCTTTTCTGCGCACAACATCGCCTGCTTCTACGTATGCAGTGTACAGTCCCTGGCGAGGTTCAACCCAGCCCCAGGCTGTTTGTGAAATTCCGCTCGTACCGGCACTAAACCATGGACTACGTGGCCCGCAAAAAGCAACAATCCAGGTACATTCGGTTACCGATGAAACATCTTTGGTATAGGATATCTCAAAAACCGATTCCGAACCAAACTCCGACGATTCCTTTGTAATCATTGAAAAATCATCGGCCAAAGCGTATTCTTCACTCGCAATTACTGCGTCGAACTGTTCAGCTGCCTCATCGAATTTTTTCTGGTACAGGTATGCTTTTCCCAACCAGGATTGAGCAGTTCCCTTTGAAACATTTGCCTTTTGAGCTTCTGTCTGTGCACTTTTTAAAGGAAGATTTGGAATAGCTTCTACTAAATCTGTTTCAATTTGAGCCCAAAGCTCTTCAACTGTGGCATTGGGTTGTGCATATTCATCAGGATTAAGCGATGCAGTTACCAAAGGTGCTGGCCCCCATAGCGTAACCAGTTCGAAATAGGCATACGCACGCAGTGTTTTAGCTTCGGCCAAAGCTACTTGTTTTGCAGAAGTATCTGCATTTTCAAGATTATTGATTAACAGGTTAGCGGCATAGATAATCTGATAATACTTGGTAAAGTTTGCCGTAAGGATGCTGTTATTTGTGCCATAGGTGTATTCATCAAGTCTCTCACCCCATGAATTATCACCACGGCCACCACCTCCTGCCAACGCATCATCAGAAAGCATATTCTTAAATTGAAAAGTATTCAGGTTGTCGCTCTGAATTTTATCATATATGGCATAGAGCGCTTGCGTTACTTCAGCATCGGTGTTGTAAAAATCATCCTGGCTGGTCACCCCCATTTGAGCGGTATCCAAAAATTCCTCGCACCCGGGAAACAGGATGATGCTAATGAGAAAAAGACCGTATATATATTGTTTAAGTTTCATATTATTTACTATTAAATGGTTAGAAATTTAATGAAAGTCCGAATAACACTTTTTTCGAAATCGGGAAGAAACCTCTGTCGACACCAATACTGTTGTTAACCGTACTCGCAGCTTCAGGATCCATTCCTGGATACTTGGTAAAAATGAAATAGTCGTCAAAGGACATGTAAACTCTTGTTTTACCAATTTTAAGACGATCGCTAAGTGTTTTTGGAAGAGTGTAACCAAATTGAATTTGCTTGATCTTGATAAAAGAACCGTCAAAAATCATTTGATCGCTATTCCAGTATTTTTCATCAACAGTAGCCACCGGCCGTGATGCATTTGCATTTAATGGTGTCCATCTGTCGGTGTAGAACAGTGAAAGTTTATTTGTTGTAAGACGATCAGTACGCAGCATTCCCATTAACACATCGTTGCCACTTTGTCCCTGAGCAAAAAGTGTAAAATCAAAATTTTTGTATTCCAGGTTAAGGGTTGCACCAAAAGTGATATCTGGTATTGCACTTCCAATGTAAGTAAAATCGTTACTGTTAATTTCTCCGTCATTATTTACATCAACAATGTTAATGTCACCTGTTGCAGGATCAATTCCGGCAGTTTTATATCCCCTGAAATACCATACCGGATAACCTTTTTCAAAAGCGGTGGCTGTCCATCTGTTCACCTCTGCACCGGTAATTCGGCTAATGGTAGGATCGAGATAAGTTACCTCGTTTGTTAAGGTTGAAAGGTTGGCATTTATGCTGTATTTTAACTCACCTATTTCGCTTCTCCAACTGGTTTCAAAATCAAATCCCTTGTTTACTACGTTTCCTCCGTTAATTGGCGAAGCGTTGTTTCCCGCCTCAATTGGAGGAGTGTTTGTAGTAATCAGGTCTTTTGTTTTTTTATTGAAATAGTCTGCTGTAAAACTCAATTTACCATCAAATAAACGGAAGTCGATTCCAATATCCAATTGTTCACTGGTTTCCCAGGTAAGTTGCATGTTACCTAAAACCGATGGGTAAGAAGCAGTTGCATACGATCCGTCGGCCAACGGATAAGCATAAGGAGCATTTACAGTACTCCACGACAATGTACTTAAGGCATATCCTGAAGACATTAAGTTAGAAGCATAGCTGTAATTTCCCAGGTTCGACAAGCTACCGTTTTGCCCCCAACTACCACGTAGTTTCATATACGACAGCCAGTTAAGCTCCGGAAAA contains:
- a CDS encoding RagB/SusD family nutrient uptake outer membrane protein, with the translated sequence MKLKQYIYGLFLISIILFPGCEEFLDTAQMGVTSQDDFYNTDAEVTQALYAIYDKIQSDNLNTFQFKNMLSDDALAGGGGRGDNSWGERLDEYTYGTNNSILTANFTKYYQIIYAANLLINNLENADTSAKQVALAEAKTLRAYAYFELVTLWGPAPLVTASLNPDEYAQPNATVEELWAQIETDLVEAIPNLPLKSAQTEAQKANVSKGTAQSWLGKAYLYQKKFDEAAEQFDAVIASEEYALADDFSMITKESSEFGSESVFEISYTKDVSSVTECTWIVAFCGPRSPWFSAGTSGISQTAWGWVEPRQGLYTAYVEAGDVVRRKATVMSEEELINDFGGSFRLDGNLPYGSYGLVRLKHGAWVDETPGEAFHTIGGTNYRITRYADVLLMAAEAYNRKSAPNDVKALEYVNIVRERAELPSLTITGDALFDAIKTERRLELAFEFVRYQDLIRWGDAADVLADQGKQIPKGDGTNFEFPDAGFKAKHWLLPFPEDEIMVNPNIVQNPGW
- a CDS encoding glycoside hydrolase family 2 TIM barrel-domain containing protein: MKRTKLLFFALFFNGILLAQPVKFLDNIYCYIENTSVFGFNQEEGRSFYLPDKTISLNGEWKFFYNETPEGIPTDFYATAFNDIKWGTIEVPSNWEMQGYGDRMFRNVNAPFPLKRKLTYGDIVYGTSDPGAFSVTLPNVPREYNPSGAYRKTFTLPSSWNGDQVFLRMEKTASASFVWVNGEQVGYNEGAQEPAEYNITDYLKKGSNTVAVFVTKYSDGYYLEGQDYWRLAGIFDDVSIYATPDVRLFDWYVVTDLDETYTNASLSVQIDVKKYTTSPTASYSLKASLFDTDNTLVAEMTSEKFAMDTEGKKQIELKKEIVNPLKWTSETPNLYTLKMELLTEKGTVLDKAEQSIGFKETLIDGDTFYLNGVAIKVNATNSHMQHADLGHAMTEEVIRKDFEILKQFNFNAVRTSHYPPVNEYLDLADEYGLFIIDEAGVESHATENVCNMPEFTEMYRERARQMVLRDRNHPCILFWSAGNESGEGININEVVKEGRKFDDTRYWMYGGNAFSHSAEEIIGPRYPSPLELDMRVGLGINETDLRPSFMDEYLSVAGNAGGGLEDYWNVIESYSRTMGGAIWDFVSPGLTEQIRQVEDQSPNKVPAHLMGNNIKLAEGQTGKAVNLNGHDQWVELYRADTLEINGDKLTISMDVYPRKLNSSGGQFITKGSNQFGIVQNGVDSLEFYIYTNVSPNIPGFGGFGGGGNSGAKYTLRVGLPDNWENNWHQITAVYDGQEMLVYIDTDKKGSKQAKGKIMNFPFTISLGRDSEIDGSETPTYMCDAMLDNVGIFAEAVLPGNFNPENAAVWLDFEKETNKGTFQSYGAGARNYGHIWGNREVQPEMWEMKKVVQPVVFTLLDAETGLVEVWNKNHFTDASQYETRWFLEADGDILQQGVLDLQVEPFKKKTLKIPYTKPSVKEGAEYRITVSSSLKEDKVWAKAGFEVAWSQLELPWKKNIQGVKQTTAKASFVESDGEVKVNGEGFEYTFNKNLGALSSIVVNGKEMLKSPFLVSVWRAPMANDLDSWGSRSARSSNWKEGYDTFIATEFYSTGIDKTTNYPVYTEVIEAEGKVYVKIRQITIFGESVDGALDQYIFGAQYNGIENRYNYTINGDGEITVHHTAKPQGGALPLYFPRFGLSFTLDKCLDNVEWYGRGPQENYPGRKSGYKIGIYNSKVDDMYVPYLKPGDYGLRTDNRWVKMLDDEGNGLQFKVNELFNFNAYPYSTENLTKSIYTYQLQKQDGITFNLDYATTGVGCSARGVFLSYRVYPAMYEREIKITPVK
- a CDS encoding glycoside hydrolase family 30 protein, with the protein product MKNLNIVIIFLFFCTGCNTTTPVDWVCTTPTTQWKTAQLETVASAESTSAEVYTDKTQQQIDGFGSCFNELGWTSLNQLSNTDRESIMNELFTPGVGANFTICRMPVAANDFALNWYSYNETEGDFAMENFSIENDKNTLIPFIQNAKKYNPNIKIWASPWSPPSWMKYNKHYASASSQRMANMAEMYIKQREAQGDTAALGGFFANVGNPKYQNGLPIDREGKEGTDMFIQEDQYLEAYALYFSKFIQDYKNEGIDIFAVMPQNEFNSAQIFPSCCWTAAGLSNFIGSYLGPAMDKLGVDIYFGTMERPNEALVDTILQNEKSGKYVKGVGFQWAGKDALPDINRNYPDLAMFQTEQECGDGKNDWAGAMHSWDLMKHYLSNGVSVYEYWNTSLLEGGVSRWGWEQNSLVVVDSENKSYKYSYEYYMLKHASHYVLPGAKKLETGGEYTDLLAFKNTDGSIIVIAANQEEESKTVNIKIGDSFISPVLPATSLNTFKISNQ